Proteins from a single region of Colias croceus chromosome Z, ilColCroc2.1:
- the LOC123705195 gene encoding proton-coupled amino acid transporter-like protein CG1139 isoform X1, whose translation MLHTNALINNKLHMKSKEKVKVSHISGSAVSLGDSNLSEGYGAYQSREQIILKNKGQRDFENGKEAEADDGHHQVSHPTSYLDTMLHLFRGNIGTGLLAMGDAFKNGGIVFSPIMTAVLGIICVHAQHLLLNCSEAMYRETKRDRPPGFADTVALVFEYGPVRLRKMASTMRIMVNTFLCITQLGFCCVYIVFIANNVKQICDQYGVTIDLSVHMIIVVIPVLLSCMVRNLKYLTPFSTFANVLMAVGVGVVMYEAAQDLPPVQDRVYLASWQQLPLYFGTAVYAFEGIGLVLPLKNEMRQPDQFQKPLGVLNVGMVVVGAIFISMGFLGYLKWGEDVAGSLSLNLPPGQVLSTVVQGLIALAMMFTYPLQFYVPIAITWPALRKRFGKSSPVAKELGYRAFIVMITFILAESIPELGLFISLVGAISSTTLALMFPPLIQIVYDAHRNQLTLFVLLKNSLIILIGLFIFITGTYESLAQIIKFFRG comes from the exons TAATCTATCAGAGGGATACGGCGCCTACCAGTCGCGGGAGCAAATAATTCTGAAGAACAAAGGACAGCGCGACTTCGAGAATGGGAAAGAGGCGGAAGCGGACGACGGTCACCACCAGGTGTCACATCCCACATC gtaccTGGATACAATGTTACATCTCTTCCGAGGTAACATCGGCACAGGACTGCTGGCTATGGGAGACGCGTTCAAGAACGGCGGCATCGTATTTTCGCCCATTATGACCGCCGTGCTCGGAATCATATGCGTGCATGCGCAGCATTTACTT TTAAACTGTTCCGAGGCGATGTATCGTGAAACTAAAAGGGACAGACCACCAGGCTTCGCGGATACCGTGGCGCTGGTATTCGAATATGGTCCCGTGCGGTTGAGAAAAATGGCTTCCACCATGCGGATTATGGTCAATACATTCCTGTGTATCACACAATTGGGATTCTGCTGCGTTTACATTGTCTTCATCGCGAATAATGTTAAACAG ATTTGCGATCAATACGGTGTTACCATAGACCTATCAGTGCACATGATAATAGTGGTCATTCCTGTCCTCCTATCGTGTATGGTGCGCAACCTCAAGTACCTGACACCATTCTCTACATTCGCCAACGTGTTGATGGCCGTGGGAGTGGGTGTGGTGATGTATGAAGCTGCCCAGGACCTGCCTCCAGTTCAGGACAGGGTGTACTTGGCCAGTTGGCAACAACTGCCACTGTATTTTGGCACTGCTGTGTACGCTTTTGAAGGGATCGGACTG GTTTTACCTTTAAAGAATGAGATGAGACAACCCGACCAATTTCAAAAGCCACTTGGAGTGTTGAATGTTGGTATGGTGGTGGTGGGCGCCATCTTTATTTCCATGGGTTTCCTTGGATACCTGAAATGGGGAGAAGATGTCGCAGGGAGCTTGAGTCTTAACTTACCACCTGGACAAGT GTTAAGCACAGTAGTCCAGGGTCTGATAGCCCTCGCCATGATGTTCACATACCCGCTGCAGTTCTACGTGCCGATCGCGATCACGTGGCCTGCGCTGCGCAAGCGCTTCGGGAAAAGCTCGCCCGTCGCTAAGGAGCTGGGCTATAGGGCATTCATAGTTATGATTACTT TTATCCTCGCTGAATCGATACCAGAGCTGGGTTTGTTCATATCCCTAGTCGGAGCCATCAGCAGCACCACGCTAGCTCTAATGTTCCCGCCTCTCATACAAATAGTGTACGATGCACATAGAAATCAACTCACTCTATTCGTTTTACTCAAGAATTCTCTAATCATCCTCATTGgactatttattttcatcaccGGCACTTACGAGAGTTTagcacaaataataaaattcttccgtggatga
- the LOC123705195 gene encoding proton-coupled amino acid transporter-like protein CG1139 isoform X2, translated as MKSKEKVKVSHISGSAVSLGDSNLSEGYGAYQSREQIILKNKGQRDFENGKEAEADDGHHQVSHPTSYLDTMLHLFRGNIGTGLLAMGDAFKNGGIVFSPIMTAVLGIICVHAQHLLLNCSEAMYRETKRDRPPGFADTVALVFEYGPVRLRKMASTMRIMVNTFLCITQLGFCCVYIVFIANNVKQICDQYGVTIDLSVHMIIVVIPVLLSCMVRNLKYLTPFSTFANVLMAVGVGVVMYEAAQDLPPVQDRVYLASWQQLPLYFGTAVYAFEGIGLVLPLKNEMRQPDQFQKPLGVLNVGMVVVGAIFISMGFLGYLKWGEDVAGSLSLNLPPGQVLSTVVQGLIALAMMFTYPLQFYVPIAITWPALRKRFGKSSPVAKELGYRAFIVMITFILAESIPELGLFISLVGAISSTTLALMFPPLIQIVYDAHRNQLTLFVLLKNSLIILIGLFIFITGTYESLAQIIKFFRG; from the exons TAATCTATCAGAGGGATACGGCGCCTACCAGTCGCGGGAGCAAATAATTCTGAAGAACAAAGGACAGCGCGACTTCGAGAATGGGAAAGAGGCGGAAGCGGACGACGGTCACCACCAGGTGTCACATCCCACATC gtaccTGGATACAATGTTACATCTCTTCCGAGGTAACATCGGCACAGGACTGCTGGCTATGGGAGACGCGTTCAAGAACGGCGGCATCGTATTTTCGCCCATTATGACCGCCGTGCTCGGAATCATATGCGTGCATGCGCAGCATTTACTT TTAAACTGTTCCGAGGCGATGTATCGTGAAACTAAAAGGGACAGACCACCAGGCTTCGCGGATACCGTGGCGCTGGTATTCGAATATGGTCCCGTGCGGTTGAGAAAAATGGCTTCCACCATGCGGATTATGGTCAATACATTCCTGTGTATCACACAATTGGGATTCTGCTGCGTTTACATTGTCTTCATCGCGAATAATGTTAAACAG ATTTGCGATCAATACGGTGTTACCATAGACCTATCAGTGCACATGATAATAGTGGTCATTCCTGTCCTCCTATCGTGTATGGTGCGCAACCTCAAGTACCTGACACCATTCTCTACATTCGCCAACGTGTTGATGGCCGTGGGAGTGGGTGTGGTGATGTATGAAGCTGCCCAGGACCTGCCTCCAGTTCAGGACAGGGTGTACTTGGCCAGTTGGCAACAACTGCCACTGTATTTTGGCACTGCTGTGTACGCTTTTGAAGGGATCGGACTG GTTTTACCTTTAAAGAATGAGATGAGACAACCCGACCAATTTCAAAAGCCACTTGGAGTGTTGAATGTTGGTATGGTGGTGGTGGGCGCCATCTTTATTTCCATGGGTTTCCTTGGATACCTGAAATGGGGAGAAGATGTCGCAGGGAGCTTGAGTCTTAACTTACCACCTGGACAAGT GTTAAGCACAGTAGTCCAGGGTCTGATAGCCCTCGCCATGATGTTCACATACCCGCTGCAGTTCTACGTGCCGATCGCGATCACGTGGCCTGCGCTGCGCAAGCGCTTCGGGAAAAGCTCGCCCGTCGCTAAGGAGCTGGGCTATAGGGCATTCATAGTTATGATTACTT TTATCCTCGCTGAATCGATACCAGAGCTGGGTTTGTTCATATCCCTAGTCGGAGCCATCAGCAGCACCACGCTAGCTCTAATGTTCCCGCCTCTCATACAAATAGTGTACGATGCACATAGAAATCAACTCACTCTATTCGTTTTACTCAAGAATTCTCTAATCATCCTCATTGgactatttattttcatcaccGGCACTTACGAGAGTTTagcacaaataataaaattcttccgtggatga